A window of Vulpes lagopus strain Blue_001 chromosome 21, ASM1834538v1, whole genome shotgun sequence contains these coding sequences:
- the NCKAP1L gene encoding nck-associated protein 1-like translates to MSLTSAYQHKLAEKLTILNDRGQGVLIRMYNIKKTCSDPKSKPPFLLEKSMESSLKYINKKFPNIDVRNSTQHLGPVHREKAEIIRFLTNYYQSFVDVMEFRDHVYELLNTIDACQCHFDINLNFDFTQSYLDLIVTYTSVILLLSRIEDRRVLIGMYNCAHEMLHGHSDPSFARLGQMVLEYDHPLKKLTEEFGPHTKAVSEALLSLHFLFVRRNQGAEQWRSAQLLSLISTPPAMINPANSDTMACEYLSVEVMERWIIIGFLLCSGCLNSNSQCQKLWKLCLQGSLYITLIREDVLQVHKVTEDLFSSWKGYGKRVADIKESKEHVIANSGQFHCQRRQFLRMAVKELETVLTDEPGLLGPKALYVFMALSFIRDEVTWLVRHTENVTKTKTPEDYADSSIAELLFLLEEIRALVRRHIKVIQQYHLQYLARFDALVLSDIIQNLSVCPEEESIIMSSFVSTLSSLNLKQVDSGEKFEFSGLRLDWFRLQAYTSVAKAPLHLHENPDLAKVMNLIVFHSRMLDSVEKVLVETSDLSTFCFHLRTFEKMFTMTLEEPTMLRYAIAFPLICAHFVHCTHEMCPEEYPHLKNHSLHHCNSFLEELAKQTSNCVLEICAEQRNLSEQLLPKHCATTISKAKNKKMKQKQTPRKGEPERDKPGAESHRKNRSIVTNMDKLHLHLTELALTMSHVHSFSVFEHTIFPSEYLSSHLEARLNRAIVWLAGYNAATQEIARPSELLAGVKAYISFIQSLAQFVGADVSRVIRNALLQQTQPLDSCGEQTITTLYTNWYLEGLLRQASSGTITLAPAMQAFVSLPREGEQNFSAEEFSDVSEMRALAELLGPYGMKFLSENLMWHVTSQIVELKKLVVENMDVLVQIRSNFSRADLMASLLPQLTGADNVLKRMTIIGVILTFRAMAQEGLREVFSSHCPFLMGPIECLKEFVTADTDIKVTLSIFELASAAGVGCDIDPALVAAIANLKADTSSPEEEYKVACLLLVFLAASLPLLATDPASFFSIEKDGYNNNIHCLTKAIIQVSAALFTLYNKNIETHLKEFLVVASVSLLQLGQETDKLKTRNRESISLLMRLVVEESSFLTLDMLESCFPYVLLRNAYREVSRAFHLNRVAASTH, encoded by the exons GATCATGTATATGAACTTCTCAACACCATTGACGCCTGCCAGTGCCATTTTGATATT AATCTCAACTTTGACTTCACTCAGAGTTACCTGGACTTGATTGTGACTTACACCTCAGTTATTTTACTTCTGTCACGGATCGAGGACCGACGAGTACTCATTGGCATGTACAACTGTGCCCATGAGATGCTGCATGGGCACAG TGACCCCAGTTTTGCGCGTCTGGGGCAGATGGTCTTAGAATATGACCACCCTCTGAAGAAGCTGACAGAAGAGTTTGGGCCTCACACAAAG GCTGTGAGCGAAGCCCTCCTCTCTCTGCATTTCCTTTTCGTCCGGAGGAACCAGGGCGCTGAGCAGTGGCGCAGTGCCCAGCTTCTGAGTCTCATCAGTACCCCTCCGGCTATGATTAACCCTGCTAATTCAGACACA ATGGCCTGTGAGTACCTGTCTGTGGAAGTGATGGAGCGCTGGATTATCA TTGGGTTTCTCCTTTGTAGCGGGTGCCTCAACTCCAACAGCCAGTGCCAGAAGCTGTGGAAGCTGTGTCTGCAGGGCTCCCTGTACATCACCCTCATCCGAGAGGATGTGCTACAAGTACACAAGGTCACCGAGGACTTGTTTAGCAGCTGGAAAGG GTATGGCAAGAGAGTGGCAGACATAAAGGAAAGCAAGGAGCATGTAATTGCGAACAG TGGCCAGTTTCACTGTCAACGGCGCCAGTTTCTGCGGATGGCAGTGAAGGAGCTGGAGACTGTGCTAACTGATGAGCCAGGACTACTGGGTCCCAAG GCCCTTTATGTTTTCATGGCCCTGTCCTTCATTCGTGATGAGGTCACCTGGCTGGTTCGCCACACAGAAAACGTCACCAAGACAAAGACTCCTGAGGACTATGCTGACTC GAGCATTGCAGAGCTGCTTTTCTTGTTGGAGGAAATTAGGGCTCTGGTCCGAAGACACATCAAAGTGATACAGCAGTACCACCTGCAGTACCTGGCTAGATTTGATGCTCTTGTGCTGAGCGACATCATTCAA AACCTGTCTGTGTGTCCCGAGGAGGAGTCCATTATAATGTCCTCATTCGTCAGTACTCTCTCCTCTCTGAATCTCAAACAAG TTGATAGTGGAGAGAAATTTGAATTCTCTGGACTGAGGCTGGACTGGTTCCGTCTACAG GCATATACCAGTGTGGCTAAGGCTCCCCTGCACCTGCACGAGAACCCTGACTTAGCCAAGGTGATGAATCTCATTGTCTTTCACTCCCGAATGCTGGACTCCGTAGAGAAAGTACTGGTGGAAACTTCTGACTTGTCTACTTTTTG CTTCCACCTCCGTACCTTTGAGAAGATGTTTACCATGACCCTGGAGGAGCCTACCATGTTGCGTTATGCCATTGCTTTCCCCCTGATTTGTGCTCATTTTGTCCACTGCACTCACGAGATGTGCCCAGAGGAG TACCCCCACCTGAAAAACCACAGCCTTCATCACTGCAACTCCTTCCTGGAAGAGTTGGCCAAGCAGACCAGCAACTGTGTCCTGGAGATCTGTGCTGAACAACGAAATCTGAGCGAGCAG CTTCTACCTAAACACTGTGCCACTACCATCAGCAAGGccaagaataagaaaatgaagcagaagcagactcccaggaaAGGAGAGCCCGAGAGGGACAAGCCAGGAGCTGAGAGTCACCGGAAGAACCGCAGCATCGTCACCAA CATGGACAAGCTACACTTGCACTTGACAGAACTGGCGCTGACAATGAGTCACGTGCACAGCTTCTCCGTGTTTGAACACACCATCTTCCCTTCCGAGTATCTCAGCAGCCATCTGGAGGCCAGGCTCAACAG AGCCATTGTGTGGCTGGCTGGCTACAACGCCGCGACCCAGGAGATTGCAAGGCCTTCTGAGCTGTTGGCAGGAGTCAAGGCGTATATCAGCTTCATACAGTCGCTGGCCCAGTTTGTGGGCGCCGATGTTTCCAGAGTCATCCGCAACGCCCTCCTCCAGCAGACACAGCCACTGGATTCGTGCGGGGAACAGACAATCACCACGCTCTACACAAACTG GTACCTGGAGGGTCTGCTGAGACAGGCCAGCAGCGGGACCATCACCCTGGCCCCGGCCATGCAGGCCTTCGTCAGCCTGCCCAGAGAGGGGGAGCAGAACTTCAGCGCCGAGGAGTTCTCCGACGTCTCTG AGATGCGGGCCTTGGCGGAGCTCTTGGGCCCCTATGGCATGAAGTTCCTGAGCGAGAACCTGATGTGGCACGTGACCTCTCAGATTGTGGAGCTGAAG AAGCTGGTGGTGGAAAACATGGACGTGCTCGTTCAGATCCGATCCAACTTCAGCAGGGCGGACCTGATGGCTTCCCTGCTGCCCCAGCTGACAG GGGCTGATAACGTGCTGAAGCGCATGACCATCATTGGGGTCATCCTCACGTTCAGGGCCATGGCCCAGGAGGGACTTCGGGAG GTGTTCTCCTCCCACTGCCCGTTCCTAATGGGTCCCATTGAGTGCCTGAAGGAGTTTGTCACCGCGGACACAGACATCAAG GTGACCCTGAGTATCTTCGAGCTGGCCTCTGCTGCAGGAGTGGGCTGCGACATTGACCCGGCGCTGGTGGCTGCCATCGCCAACCTGAAAGCCG ATACTTCATCCCCCGAGGAGGAGTATAAGGTGGCCTGCCTGCTCTTGGTCTTCCTGGCCGCTTCGCTCCCGCTCCTGGCCACCGACCCCGCTTCCTTCTTCAGCATCGAGAAGGACG GTTACAACAACAACATTCACTGCCTGACCAAAGCCATCATCCAGGTGTCCGCTGCCCTCTTCACGCTCTACAACAAGAACATCGAGACGCACCTCAAGGAGTTTCTGGTG GTGGCCTCCGTCAGCCTCCTGCAGCTGGGCCAAGAGACCGACAAGCTGAAGACCAGGAATCGGGAATCCATTTCTCTGCTCATGCGCTTG GTGGTGGAGGAGTCCTCCTTCCTGACTCTGGACATGCTGGAGTCCTGTTTCCCTTACGTCCTGCTTCGCAATGCCTACCGGGAGGTGTCCCGGGCCTTCCACCTGAACCGAGTGGCAGCCAGTACCCACTGA